Proteins encoded by one window of Gordonia jinghuaiqii:
- a CDS encoding nucleobase:cation symporter-2 family protein → MSVVDVIKNGRTGSRPVDEIPPFVKLFPLGLQHVLAMYAGAVAVPLIVGGAMVSAGQLQQGDIVHLIMADLLVAGIATILQAVGFWRFGVRLPLMQGVTFAAVGPMITIGTAHGITAVYGSVIASGIFMIVVAPIVGKLIRFFPPLVTGTIILIIGVSLMRVAAGWFGGGTAAGPDFGDPKNIGFGFLTLAVIVVIERFAPDAIRRVSILLGLAIGTLVSIPFGMTQWDKVGEYPWVGIPQPFQFGAPTFEVSAIISMLIVAVVIMTETTGDIVAVGEIVDEKITPRRLADGMRADGLGTALGGVFNTFPYTAFAQNVGLVAITGVRTRHVATCAGVILVVLGLLPKMAAIIEGIPLPVLGGAGVALFGMVAASGIRTLTKVRFDNTNILVVAISVGVAMLTEAKIYYTDRELGDAPVNVVLDLYTQFPDWFQTIFHSGISAGAITAIVLNLLLNTRSVSADPVDYHNTGEIEVAGAAGISASDGIRGPAFDPRDALAAADPDTPADTLRYLADHDTSLHPFIVTNPAAPKDLCDHIRSLGDPKVTRLFDTWDGYTDGGFSRRGS, encoded by the coding sequence ATGTCGGTTGTGGACGTCATCAAGAACGGCAGGACGGGGTCCCGTCCGGTGGACGAGATCCCACCGTTCGTCAAACTCTTCCCGCTCGGCCTCCAGCATGTGCTCGCGATGTACGCCGGGGCGGTCGCCGTCCCGCTCATCGTCGGCGGCGCGATGGTCAGCGCCGGGCAGCTCCAGCAGGGCGACATCGTCCACCTGATCATGGCCGACCTGTTGGTCGCAGGCATCGCGACGATCCTGCAGGCCGTCGGGTTCTGGCGCTTCGGCGTCCGGCTACCCCTGATGCAGGGCGTGACGTTCGCCGCCGTCGGACCGATGATCACCATCGGCACCGCCCACGGGATCACCGCCGTCTACGGCTCGGTGATCGCGAGCGGGATCTTCATGATCGTGGTCGCGCCCATCGTCGGGAAACTCATCCGGTTCTTCCCGCCGCTGGTCACCGGCACGATCATCCTCATCATCGGGGTCTCCCTGATGCGGGTGGCCGCCGGATGGTTCGGCGGTGGGACGGCCGCTGGACCCGACTTCGGCGACCCGAAGAACATCGGCTTCGGATTCCTGACCCTCGCCGTCATCGTCGTCATCGAACGCTTCGCGCCCGACGCGATCCGCCGGGTGTCGATCCTCCTCGGCCTGGCGATCGGGACGCTGGTGTCCATCCCCTTCGGCATGACCCAGTGGGACAAGGTCGGCGAGTACCCGTGGGTCGGCATCCCGCAACCGTTCCAGTTCGGGGCGCCGACCTTCGAGGTCAGCGCCATCATCTCCATGCTCATCGTGGCCGTGGTGATCATGACCGAGACCACCGGCGACATCGTCGCGGTCGGTGAGATCGTCGACGAGAAGATCACCCCGCGGCGCCTGGCCGACGGCATGCGCGCAGATGGTCTCGGCACCGCACTCGGCGGCGTCTTCAACACCTTCCCCTACACGGCGTTCGCCCAGAATGTGGGACTCGTCGCGATCACCGGCGTACGCACCCGGCACGTCGCCACCTGTGCCGGGGTCATCCTGGTGGTGCTGGGGCTCCTGCCGAAGATGGCAGCGATCATCGAGGGCATCCCGCTGCCCGTCCTCGGCGGCGCGGGGGTGGCGCTGTTCGGCATGGTCGCTGCCAGCGGCATCCGCACACTCACCAAGGTCAGGTTCGACAACACCAACATCCTGGTGGTGGCGATCTCCGTCGGTGTCGCGATGCTGACCGAGGCCAAGATCTACTACACCGACCGTGAGCTCGGCGACGCCCCCGTCAACGTCGTCCTGGACCTGTACACACAGTTCCCCGACTGGTTCCAGACCATCTTCCACTCGGGGATCTCCGCCGGAGCGATCACCGCGATCGTGCTGAACCTGCTGCTCAACACACGCAGCGTGTCCGCCGACCCCGTCGATTACCACAACACCGGCGAGATCGAGGTCGCCGGTGCCGCAGGGATCTCGGCCTCCGACGGCATCCGTGGTCCGGCCTTCGATCCGCGGGACGCCCTCGCCGCCGCCGATCCCGACACCCCCGCGGACACCCTGCGCTACCTCGCCGATCACGACACGTCGCTGCACCCCTTCATCGTCACCAATCCGGCTGCGCCCAAAGACCTCTGCGACCACATCAGGAGTCTGGGCGACCCGAAGGTGACCCGTCTCTTCGACACCTGGGACGGCTACACCGACGGCGGGTTCTCGCGCCGGGGTTCCTGA
- a CDS encoding NUDIX domain-containing protein: protein MTGTAARRSAGILLYRRPSGPADDSVEVLIAHPGGPIWARKKDEGSWSLPKGLVDPDESDWDAARREFAEETGSPVPDAPPIDLGQVRLKSGKVVSGFAVQGDLDVGTVRSNTFEMVWPPRSGKTASFPEIDRAEWVTPDAARVRLNPAQAAFVDRLLDALGQLGSGPDPA from the coding sequence GTGACCGGAACAGCCGCCCGCCGCAGCGCGGGGATCCTTCTCTACCGACGTCCCTCGGGTCCGGCCGACGACTCCGTGGAGGTGCTCATCGCGCATCCCGGCGGACCGATCTGGGCGCGGAAGAAGGACGAGGGTTCCTGGTCGCTTCCCAAGGGGCTCGTCGACCCGGATGAGTCGGACTGGGACGCCGCACGACGCGAGTTCGCCGAGGAGACCGGCAGTCCCGTGCCCGACGCCCCGCCGATCGACCTCGGACAGGTGCGGCTCAAAAGCGGCAAGGTGGTCAGTGGCTTCGCCGTCCAGGGCGACCTCGACGTCGGCACGGTCCGCAGCAACACCTTCGAGATGGTGTGGCCGCCGCGGTCGGGAAAGACGGCGTCGTTCCCCGAGATCGACCGTGCCGAGTGGGTCACCCCCGACGCCGCGCGGGTGAGACTCAACCCGGCGCAGGCGGCGTTCGTGGACCGGTTGCTCGACGCGCTCGGACAGCTCGGGTCCGGGCCGGATCCAGCGTGA
- a CDS encoding VOC family protein encodes MEVLASRVLLLSADPEGLQSFYRDQLGLPVHREYSGGVVFFAGNGLIEISSHMRSDATAPSSDAVLWLQVRDAEAVEKQFRDRGVTVTRGPRTEPWGLIEMHAADPDGRTLIVVEIPDDHPLRKDTR; translated from the coding sequence ATGGAGGTCTTGGCCAGCCGGGTGCTCCTGCTCTCGGCCGATCCCGAAGGTCTGCAGTCCTTCTACCGCGACCAGCTCGGTCTGCCCGTTCACCGCGAGTACTCGGGCGGGGTGGTCTTCTTCGCGGGCAACGGGCTGATCGAGATCTCGTCGCACATGAGGTCCGACGCGACCGCCCCGTCGAGCGACGCTGTCCTGTGGCTGCAGGTGCGCGACGCCGAGGCCGTCGAGAAGCAGTTCCGCGATCGCGGCGTCACCGTCACCCGCGGGCCGCGCACCGAGCCGTGGGGGCTCATCGAGATGCACGCCGCAGATCCCGACGGACGTACTCTCATCGTCGTCGAGATCCCCGACGACCACCCACTCCGTAAGGACACCCGGTAG